From Bacillus clarus, the proteins below share one genomic window:
- a CDS encoding spore germination protein has translation MFPILKFLKQGRYSINDQGNRNSNIQKETIGNHNISCDLFQNTNDLQKLFQQAPDLVIRQFQLVNKSEAALIYLSGLIDKQSIHNNILPPLMHTPFDVSNGLPVTIGEIQTINTWNQVENAIFQGDSILLIHGQNTGYQLNTKGWPQRDITEPRNEISLKGTHEGFVETSSQNIALIRRYIPNRELVLKEVLIGSRGKTKVSILYLRDVASQDVLKELETRIQNIKVDSIINTGEIIEFIEDNPYSPFPQFILTERPDSTVSHILQGRFAIVVDRSPSVLIAPVNFISFFQGVDDYNTRWLVSSSVRLLRFIGFFIALLLPATYVAFISFNFEVIPVQLYLSIAESRERVPFLPVIEALLMEITLEMMREAALRLPTPISQTVGIVGGIVIGQAAVQAGIVSNIMIIIVAVTTIASSIVPNFEMGLAIRLLRFPMMLLAALFGIVGIIIGWMTIIAHLISLESLGTPYGSPLSPFRISGMKDTLVRFPLWSMKRESKNITKNHKETNPDKG, from the coding sequence GTGTTTCCTATTTTAAAATTTTTAAAACAAGGACGTTATTCTATAAATGATCAAGGGAATAGGAATTCAAATATTCAGAAAGAAACTATAGGAAATCATAATATCAGTTGTGACTTATTCCAAAACACAAATGATCTTCAAAAGCTTTTTCAACAAGCTCCTGATTTGGTAATTCGTCAATTTCAATTAGTAAATAAATCAGAAGCTGCTTTGATATATTTATCTGGATTAATAGATAAACAATCTATTCATAATAATATACTGCCGCCTTTGATGCATACCCCATTTGATGTTAGTAATGGTCTACCTGTCACAATAGGAGAAATTCAAACAATTAATACTTGGAATCAAGTTGAAAATGCTATTTTTCAAGGGGATAGTATTTTATTAATTCACGGTCAAAACACAGGGTATCAACTAAATACAAAAGGATGGCCACAAAGAGATATAACAGAACCTAGAAACGAAATATCTCTAAAAGGAACTCATGAAGGGTTTGTAGAAACATCTAGTCAAAATATAGCTTTAATACGAAGGTATATTCCTAATAGAGAATTAGTATTAAAAGAGGTTTTAATTGGAAGTAGAGGGAAGACCAAAGTATCTATTTTATATTTAAGAGATGTAGCTTCTCAAGATGTACTTAAGGAATTGGAAACTAGAATTCAAAATATTAAGGTGGACTCGATTATTAATACTGGTGAAATAATTGAATTTATTGAAGATAATCCTTATTCACCCTTTCCACAGTTTATCTTGACTGAAAGGCCTGATTCAACTGTATCTCACATCCTTCAGGGGAGATTCGCCATTGTTGTGGATCGAAGTCCAAGTGTTTTAATTGCCCCCGTAAATTTTATTTCCTTTTTTCAAGGGGTAGATGACTACAACACACGTTGGTTAGTATCTTCCTCTGTTCGATTACTACGTTTTATAGGTTTTTTTATAGCCTTATTGTTACCTGCAACCTATGTAGCGTTTATTTCATTTAATTTTGAAGTTATTCCTGTACAGCTCTATTTATCAATTGCAGAATCACGAGAACGCGTTCCGTTTCTTCCGGTGATAGAAGCTTTACTTATGGAGATTACCTTAGAAATGATGAGAGAGGCTGCCCTTCGTTTACCCACTCCCATTAGCCAGACCGTAGGGATTGTTGGAGGCATTGTGATTGGACAGGCTGCTGTTCAAGCGGGGATTGTGAGTAATATCATGATTATTATTGTTGCTGTTACAACTATAGCTTCTTCTATTGTTCCTAATTTTGAAATGGGTTTGGCAATAAGATTATTGCGTTTTCCTATGATGTTATTAGCTGCTTTATTTGGAATTGTAGGAATTATTATCGGCTGGATGACTATAATTGCACATCTTATAAGTTTAGAGTCCTTAGGTACTCCTTATGGTAGTCCTTTGTCACCTTTTCGAATATCAGGTATGAAGGACACGCTTGTTCGCTTTCCTTTGTGGTCAATGAAGAGGGAATCTAAAAATATTACGAAGAATCATAAAGAAACTAATCCTGATAAAGGGTGA
- a CDS encoding glutaredoxin family protein, giving the protein MEKEIILYGNDRCKTCVDAKIWLQENSIPFIMKDVADEANLQQFRKYNEPGIPVLIIKDYKQKTETKVISFNSKSYEKMLKPKK; this is encoded by the coding sequence ATGGAAAAAGAAATTATTTTATATGGAAACGATCGATGTAAAACTTGTGTAGATGCAAAAATATGGTTACAAGAAAATTCTATCCCATTCATTATGAAGGATGTTGCAGATGAAGCGAATCTGCAACAGTTTAGAAAATATAATGAACCAGGTATTCCGGTGTTAATTATTAAGGATTATAAACAAAAAACAGAAACAAAAGTAATTAGTTTCAATTCTAAAAGTTACGAAAAAATGTTAAAGCCAAAAAAATAA
- a CDS encoding N-acetylmuramoyl-L-alanine amidase, giving the protein MKKISRLFTFIFMTFMSLVSFTTGAFADRTLFIENLPKIPYRNGVGAYEGVVAHSTATPEAPAINIQRYETRTWHSAFVHYAVDWNETIQIADTKYIAYGAGPNANSRFVHVELCETADYDKFKRSYDKYVKLLAMILRNQGLSVEEGLWTHDDVRRHLGGTTHEDPLAYLLNHGVSESQFRSDVKRAYGHSNDGSNSTESLEVNVPSINKVVYIEGLNINLRKGPGTSYSVIRQVNKPESYAVLSEQNGWLNLGENQWIKYDPSYIRLDTKENVSSSIVGHRMVSKVDNLRFYKSPSWEDKDVAGVVNVGEGFIIDAEIIVNGSKQYKVHNSKNMTFYITASSSYIEVKY; this is encoded by the coding sequence ATGAAAAAAATATCACGTCTATTTACCTTTATATTTATGACATTTATGTCTTTAGTAAGCTTTACTACAGGTGCTTTTGCTGATAGAACTCTTTTTATAGAGAACTTACCGAAAATTCCTTATCGAAATGGTGTAGGTGCATATGAAGGTGTTGTTGCGCACAGTACAGCGACACCGGAAGCGCCAGCTATCAATATTCAAAGATATGAAACTCGTACATGGCATTCAGCTTTTGTACATTATGCAGTAGATTGGAATGAAACAATTCAAATTGCGGATACAAAGTACATTGCATATGGTGCAGGTCCAAATGCAAATAGTCGATTTGTACATGTAGAGCTTTGTGAAACTGCTGATTATGATAAATTCAAGCGTTCCTACGATAAATATGTGAAGTTACTTGCGATGATTTTACGTAATCAGGGATTATCGGTAGAAGAAGGGTTATGGACACACGATGATGTCCGTAGACATCTTGGGGGTACAACACATGAAGATCCTTTGGCTTATTTATTAAATCACGGTGTTTCTGAGTCTCAATTTCGTTCTGATGTAAAGCGGGCATACGGTCATTCTAATGATGGATCTAATTCTACGGAATCATTAGAAGTAAATGTACCTTCGATTAATAAAGTTGTATATATAGAAGGATTAAATATTAATTTACGAAAAGGACCTGGGACAAGTTATTCAGTCATTCGTCAGGTAAACAAGCCAGAATCTTATGCTGTATTAAGTGAACAAAATGGATGGTTAAACCTTGGAGAAAATCAATGGATAAAATATGATCCATCCTATATTAGGCTCGATACAAAGGAGAATGTGAGTTCATCAATTGTAGGACACCGTATGGTGTCTAAGGTAGATAATTTACGTTTCTATAAATCGCCTTCTTGGGAAGATAAAGATGTTGCTGGTGTTGTAAATGTTGGAGAAGGTTTTATTATAGATGCTGAGATTATAGTAAATGGTTCCAAACAATATAAAGTTCATAATAGCAAAAATATGACATTTTATATTACGGCAAGCTCATCTTATATAGAAGTCAAATACTGA
- a CDS encoding BhlA/UviB family holin-like peptide: MEEQIVNIMLSQGAFGALFVWLLFSTRKESKELLESTRQENKEREDRYQQTITENQIVITKQAEAFGALSKDVSEIKQILGTKGDK, encoded by the coding sequence ATGGAAGAACAGATTGTAAATATCATGCTATCACAAGGTGCTTTTGGCGCCTTATTTGTTTGGCTGCTATTTTCAACAAGGAAAGAGAGTAAAGAATTATTAGAATCAACACGCCAGGAAAACAAAGAGCGGGAAGATAGATATCAGCAAACAATCACAGAAAATCAAATTGTTATTACTAAGCAAGCTGAAGCTTTTGGTGCTCTATCTAAAGATGTATCTGAAATCAAACAAATTTTGGGTACAAAAGGAGATAAGTGA
- a CDS encoding Ger(x)C family spore germination protein has product MKQKILCSVLIPLLLLTGCLDQMNVEDVTLTLILGLDLDENDNLKVYLSSPVFNKEAKIKEEQFGVKSVTVRNSREKFDTMVMALTSGSKTQIILIGKRLLKQKKWTDYLDPFYRDPKNTVTTRIVAVDGPVSDIIYYAPKNKPRLPIYLTKLIETAHRRNITVKTTLQDFHNQTKEKGMTTSVTALKKNNHIKLTGSALLDEQNRYKLTITPKENLLLSILQNNIQGEFPFTIAVPLQTDSKEKHWLSFSTQGTKVKTNVQYKNHFMFNINVNMRISISERLFPFNVRNNGEKLEKSIEKQLESDLEQLIKKIQKAEIDPIGLGLYARAYTYKDWKRVQKEWGKALSKADVKVNVHVKIGGMGTIK; this is encoded by the coding sequence TTGAAGCAGAAGATATTATGCAGTGTTTTAATTCCGCTACTATTGCTCACTGGGTGTTTAGACCAAATGAATGTAGAAGATGTTACACTCACGCTTATACTAGGTTTAGATTTGGACGAAAATGATAATTTGAAAGTATACTTATCCAGTCCTGTTTTCAATAAAGAGGCCAAGATTAAAGAGGAACAATTTGGTGTAAAATCTGTTACAGTGCGAAACTCTCGTGAAAAATTTGATACCATGGTTATGGCTTTGACATCGGGAAGCAAGACACAAATTATTTTGATTGGTAAGCGACTTTTAAAACAAAAGAAGTGGACGGATTATTTAGATCCTTTTTATCGAGATCCTAAAAACACAGTTACTACAAGAATTGTTGCTGTGGATGGACCTGTTTCAGACATAATTTATTATGCTCCCAAAAATAAACCACGTCTTCCTATATATTTGACAAAATTAATTGAGACTGCACATAGAAGAAATATTACAGTAAAAACGACTCTTCAAGATTTTCATAACCAAACAAAAGAAAAAGGAATGACAACAAGTGTTACCGCACTTAAAAAGAATAACCATATAAAGTTGACAGGTTCAGCATTACTTGATGAACAGAATAGATATAAGCTAACTATTACACCAAAAGAAAATTTATTATTAAGTATCTTGCAGAATAACATACAGGGAGAATTTCCATTTACTATTGCCGTACCGTTACAAACTGATAGCAAAGAAAAACATTGGTTAAGCTTTAGTACTCAAGGTACCAAAGTAAAAACAAACGTACAATACAAAAATCATTTTATGTTTAATATAAATGTAAATATGAGAATTTCAATTTCAGAACGACTGTTTCCTTTTAATGTTAGAAATAATGGGGAGAAATTAGAAAAAAGTATTGAAAAGCAGTTGGAAAGTGATTTAGAACAATTAATAAAGAAAATACAAAAAGCAGAAATTGATCCTATAGGATTGGGATTGTATGCACGAGCTTATACATATAAGGATTGGAAAAGAGTTCAAAAGGAATGGGGAAAAGCATTATCGAAGGCTGATGTTAAAGTTAATGTACATGTTAAAATTGGTGGAATGGGTACAATCAAGTAA
- a CDS encoding GerAB/ArcD/ProY family transporter — protein MKKYAYNDITVMQYIFIINASQVGTGILSLPRVLAEKAGTDSWIALFIGWFCSMIASILLIQTAKHYPNDTLYEILIRLFGKIIGTMVIILYMIYFAFYAWTVLINGMLYIKGWLLPKTPDYIILFLFSIPTFLVARNGVRIIGRYCELCFYMTMWIPFFXFIPLKDGNWLHFLPLLKAGWKPIFSAVPSTIFSFIGFEIAFFLYPFLQKKQYATQGIIIANTLTFVFYLFTIVICFLYFSPDAILEFNQPVLNLLKVIEFRFLERFDMILLAIYLIVVSTAWIPCVYCAVFCSSQLIGKQDHTLHVAILLLAVIIVTFWIHPSWNESELFQNVTSKAGLVLAFLFPVFLWIYNLIHKKYFRREAH, from the coding sequence ATGAAAAAATATGCATATAATGACATCACTGTCATGCAATATATTTTTATAATTAATGCCTCACAAGTAGGAACTGGAATTCTGTCCCTTCCAAGGGTACTTGCAGAAAAAGCTGGAACAGATAGCTGGATAGCACTATTTATTGGTTGGTTTTGCTCTATGATCGCCAGTATTTTGCTAATTCAAACAGCTAAACACTATCCAAATGATACCTTATATGAAATTCTTATTCGATTGTTTGGGAAAATCATTGGTACCATGGTAATTATTCTTTATATGATATATTTTGCTTTTTACGCATGGACAGTTCTAATTAATGGCATGCTTTATATTAAGGGCTGGCTTCTTCCAAAAACACCCGACTATATTATTTTGTTTCTGTTCTCTATTCCAACCTTTTTGGTTGCACGCAATGGTGTTCGGATAATAGGTCGATACTGTGAATTATGCTTTTATATGACAATGTGGATTCCATTTTTTTNCTTCATACCATTAAAAGATGGCAATTGGTTACACTTTCTTCCATTATTAAAGGCGGGTTGGAAACCTATCTTTTCGGCTGTTCCGTCTACTATCTTTTCCTTTATAGGATTTGAAATTGCATTTTTTCTTTATCCTTTTTTGCAAAAAAAGCAATATGCAACGCAAGGCATTATTATAGCAAATACCTTAACATTTGTATTTTATCTATTTACTATAGTTATTTGCTTTTTATACTTCAGTCCAGATGCAATTTTAGAGTTTAATCAACCCGTACTAAACTTGCTTAAAGTTATTGAATTTCGTTTTTTAGAACGATTTGATATGATTTTATTGGCTATTTACTTAATTGTCGTCTCTACTGCATGGATTCCTTGTGTATACTGTGCTGTATTTTGTTCTAGTCAACTAATTGGAAAACAAGATCATACGCTTCATGTAGCTATTTTATTATTGGCAGTAATTATAGTAACATTTTGGATCCATCCCTCATGGAATGAATCTGAACTATTTCAAAATGTTACATCGAAAGCTGGACTTGTATTAGCTTTCTTATTCCCTGTATTTTTATGGATATATAACTTAATCCACAAAAAATACTTTCGGAGGGAAGCACATTGA
- a CDS encoding DJ-1/PfpI family protein — MAYPNYADFEIAHTLFFLRKKGKARITTATIDGNFVISLGGLQTQADAGVFEIEVKKYDLVLISGGDGIGEVMNEETIHTLLQEAASLHIPIASICTSAVLLGKAGLLKGKKFTCLLNTHAIFQEVFVGSEYTGTDIEIQESFITAKGTAFVEFTVAVGDMLGLWKSNEESSNVLKFCKGEV, encoded by the coding sequence TTGGCATACCCGAATTATGCAGATTTTGAAATTGCCCATACATTGTTTTTCCTCAGAAAGAAGGGAAAGGCACGAATTACTACGGCCACGATTGATGGAAACTTTGTTATAAGCCTCGGTGGCTTACAAACACAGGCTGATGCGGGAGTCTTTGAGATTGAAGTTAAAAAGTATGACCTCGTTCTCATTTCTGGTGGAGACGGTATAGGCGAAGTGATGAACGAGGAAACCATTCACACTTTACTTCAAGAAGCAGCATCACTACATATTCCAATCGCATCCATTTGTACTTCTGCTGTGTTGTTAGGAAAGGCAGGATTACTCAAAGGCAAGAAGTTCACATGTCTCCTTAATACACATGCTATATTTCAAGAAGTGTTTGTTGGAAGTGAGTACACAGGAACAGATATTGAAATCCAAGAAAGTTTTATAACAGCAAAGGGAACAGCCTTTGTCGAGTTTACGGTTGCTGTGGGAGATATGTTGGGGTTGTGGAAAAGCAACGAAGAGTCTTCAAATGTATTGAAGTTTTGTAAGGGAGAAGTATAG
- a CDS encoding alkaline phosphatase: MTNLRKKMMRLTLAGTVVLGSLGTGSMMNDNEVKAEVKKAGQQPKNIIMMVMDGTSSSATTLARWYKGSPLALDQIVSGGVRTYSAESAITESAPAATALATGNKSNSSYVGVLPSIVNSPGLEPIKEEDRLRPVANVLEGAERSGRATGIIATSEIQHATPAGFSAHYANRNNFEVLGEQQVYQNMEVVLGGGKAALQPVVSNGIRKDNEDLVKVIQDKGYDFVETKDALLNSKSDKIWGSFSNTALAFDMDREATNPDQPTLSQMAGKAIQTLSKDKDGFFLFVEGSKPDWAAHANDLIGMISDVLAFDAAVAKALEFAKKDGETMVIALADHGNSGISVGNTNTTKGYDTTPVAAYINPLKKAKMTLEGATNRLKGDLSNIEEVAALYGLDNLSDDEKEKLKATQKKTDVGPILTKLLANRANIGFTTGGHTGEDVFLYSYGPQKPYGLVQNTDIAKTMAKAMGFNLGELTNKLFLDGESAFKQIGATVTIDKTDVANGVLVVKHKKVEAQLFANKNIIRIDGKDYELGSIVVESNGKFYVPEKAIHLFIKHSR; encoded by the coding sequence ATGACGAATCTTCGTAAAAAGATGATGAGACTAACATTAGCGGGAACGGTAGTACTAGGTTCATTAGGTACAGGAAGCATGATGAACGATAACGAGGTAAAAGCTGAGGTGAAAAAAGCAGGACAGCAACCCAAAAATATAATTATGATGGTTATGGATGGAACAAGCTCTTCAGCTACAACATTGGCCCGATGGTATAAAGGTTCACCTCTTGCACTAGATCAAATCGTATCAGGAGGTGTTCGTACTTATTCGGCTGAATCAGCTATTACGGAATCAGCGCCGGCAGCAACCGCTTTAGCGACAGGAAATAAATCAAATTCAAGCTATGTGGGCGTATTACCTTCTATTGTGAATTCACCTGGCTTAGAACCAATCAAAGAAGAAGACCGGCTTCGCCCAGTTGCCAACGTCTTAGAAGGCGCAGAACGTTCAGGGCGCGCAACAGGAATTATTGCTACATCGGAAATTCAGCATGCTACTCCGGCTGGTTTCTCTGCTCACTATGCTAACCGCAATAATTTTGAAGTGCTTGGTGAACAGCAAGTTTATCAAAATATGGAAGTTGTATTAGGTGGGGGAAAGGCAGCACTTCAGCCTGTGGTAAGCAATGGGATCCGTAAAGATAACGAAGATTTAGTAAAAGTGATTCAGGACAAAGGGTACGACTTTGTCGAAACAAAGGATGCCCTATTAAACTCCAAATCCGATAAAATTTGGGGCTCTTTCTCTAATACTGCACTTGCGTTCGATATGGATCGCGAAGCAACCAATCCTGATCAGCCAACACTTTCCCAGATGGCGGGCAAAGCAATTCAAACATTATCAAAAGATAAAGATGGCTTCTTTTTATTTGTAGAAGGCAGTAAGCCAGATTGGGCAGCACATGCCAATGACCTAATCGGGATGATAAGCGATGTATTGGCATTTGATGCTGCGGTTGCAAAAGCATTAGAGTTTGCGAAAAAAGATGGGGAAACTATGGTTATCGCTTTAGCTGACCATGGTAACAGCGGTATTTCCGTTGGTAACACCAATACCACAAAAGGATATGATACCACACCGGTAGCTGCCTACATTAATCCACTGAAAAAGGCAAAAATGACACTTGAAGGTGCCACAAATAGACTAAAAGGTGATTTATCTAATATAGAAGAGGTAGCTGCACTTTACGGTTTAGACAACTTAAGTGATGATGAAAAAGAAAAGTTAAAAGCTACACAAAAGAAAACTGATGTAGGTCCAATCCTTACTAAATTATTGGCCAACCGTGCGAATATCGGTTTTACAACAGGGGGTCATACGGGTGAAGATGTATTCTTATATTCTTATGGCCCTCAAAAGCCATACGGTTTAGTCCAAAATACGGACATTGCGAAGACAATGGCTAAAGCAATGGGTTTTAACTTAGGAGAATTAACAAACAAATTATTTTTAGATGGTGAATCAGCCTTTAAACAAATTGGTGCAACTGTAACGATTGACAAAACTGATGTAGCAAACGGGGTGCTCGTGGTAAAACACAAGAAAGTGGAAGCTCAATTGTTTGCTAATAAAAATATTATTCGTATCGATGGAAAAGATTATGAGTTAGGAAGCATCGTTGTAGAAAGTAATGGAAAATTCTATGTACCTGAAAAAGCAATTCATCTATTCATAAAGCATTCTCGTTAA
- a CDS encoding IS3 family transposase (programmed frameshift), whose product MAKKGSTFNAYSEELKLSAVQSYLNGEGSYDMITEKYQIKSPTQLKNWVKKYKECGEIKDTRGKNNGMKGIPNPLKGKRVHFNTVEEERDYYKAQVEYLKKQLSKSVNGGVLKYKERYRIIESLKRKYPIIWLTKFAGIHRSSYYKWIHTKLVKNMRLESDQQLKKVIKSIHLKHKEYGYPRMKIALQEEGYFVNHKKVYRLMSELNMQSIIRKKRRFFKGEYSNTFPNVLNRKFKNRQQNEALVTDITYLRFQEGFRYLSVVQDLYNNEVVSWKISKRNDNELVLDTIEMLAQKRDVRGTILHSDQGFQYTSHAYNKRLLDLGIIGSHSRKANCHDNACIESFFSHLKSEMLYLHHFKTETDLIQAIEEYIYFYNYKRFQKRLNHRAPIEYRLSMAA is encoded by the exons ATGGCTAAAAAAGGTTCAACATTCAATGCATATTCAGAAGAATTAAAGTTATCAGCTGTTCAAAGTTATTTAAATGGAGAAGGAAGCTACGATATGATAACGGAAAAATATCAGATTAAGAGCCCTACCCAACTGAAAAATTGGGTAAAAAAATATAAAGAATGCGGTGAAATTAAAGATACACGTGGGAAGAATAATGGAATGAAAGGTATTCCAAATCCTTTAAAAGGGAAACGTGTTCATTTCAACACTGTTGAAGAGGAGCGGGATTACTATAAGGCACAGGTTGAATATTTAAAAAAGCAAT TATCCAAATCTGTAAATGGAGGCGTACTAAAATATAAAGAGAGATATCGGATCATTGAATCATTAAAAAGGAAATATCCAATTATATGGCTTACTAAATTTGCAGGTATACATCGGTCAAGCTACTATAAGTGGATTCATACGAAATTGGTTAAAAACATGCGACTAGAATCGGATCAACAATTAAAAAAGGTAATAAAATCTATCCACTTAAAGCACAAGGAATATGGCTATCCACGTATGAAAATTGCTTTACAAGAAGAGGGTTATTTTGTGAATCACAAAAAGGTCTATCGCTTAATGAGTGAACTCAACATGCAATCTATTATTCGAAAGAAGCGACGCTTCTTTAAAGGAGAGTATTCCAATACCTTTCCAAATGTTTTAAACCGTAAATTTAAAAACCGCCAACAAAATGAAGCGCTCGTTACCGATATTACCTATCTACGATTCCAAGAGGGGTTCCGTTATCTTTCTGTCGTACAAGATCTTTATAATAACGAAGTTGTTTCTTGGAAAATTTCTAAGCGCAATGATAATGAACTTGTATTAGATACAATTGAAATGTTGGCGCAAAAAAGAGATGTGCGTGGAACTATTCTCCATTCAGATCAAGGGTTCCAGTACACATCTCATGCCTACAACAAACGACTTTTAGATTTAGGTATCATTGGCAGCCACTCTCGCAAAGCAAACTGTCATGATAACGCCTGTATCGAGTCATTTTTCTCCCATTTAAAATCGGAGATGTTGTATTTGCATCATTTTAAAACAGAAACAGATTTAATACAAGCAATTGAGGAATATATTTATTTTTATAACTATAAACGGTTTCAAAAACGACTCAACCATCGAGCTCCGATAGAATATCGACTCTCAATGGCTGCTTAG
- a CDS encoding sigma-70 family RNA polymerase sigma factor yields MNSKDMDNFYSLYQEKLEDPILRNFLGNSDNYGLFLNVIEKPTNDNKQLLDKAFKAYFKKVKIISYISNLIYFYSIGFDKKVSTNNKRNILNLDKSITNEGENNTTILELMSDDLTDITYMQFEEKQTHLKEHITDELLYKGLGLLSKKQLEILNLYYVHEYNNKQISRILSVSEQTISYNHKKALKKLRSQLIGVK; encoded by the coding sequence TTGAATAGCAAAGACATGGATAATTTTTATAGCTTATATCAAGAAAAATTAGAAGATCCTATCCTGCGGAATTTTCTCGGGAATTCAGATAATTATGGTTTATTTCTTAATGTTATAGAAAAACCAACCAATGACAACAAACAGTTACTAGATAAAGCTTTTAAAGCTTATTTTAAAAAAGTAAAAATAATAAGCTATATTAGTAACTTAATTTACTTTTATTCTATAGGTTTTGATAAAAAAGTTTCCACTAATAATAAGAGAAATATATTAAATTTAGATAAATCAATTACTAATGAAGGGGAGAATAATACAACTATCTTGGAATTAATGAGCGATGATTTAACAGATATTACTTATATGCAATTCGAAGAAAAGCAAACTCACTTAAAAGAGCATATAACAGACGAATTGCTATACAAAGGTTTAGGTTTATTAAGTAAAAAGCAGTTGGAAATATTAAATTTATACTATGTTCATGAATATAATAATAAACAAATTTCACGAATTCTATCGGTATCAGAGCAGACCATTTCTTATAATCATAAAAAAGCTTTAAAAAAACTTAGATCACAATTAATAGGGGTGAAATAA
- a CDS encoding DUF6241 domain-containing protein, with amino-acid sequence MTHQKVQAENKTGAIEMNPEHINTIYRITKESNFTNKDKLLEILTRWKKKDFNQIVNDHNYFWSVQGGKIGRATGRLTTKEEKEFISNNFQK; translated from the coding sequence ATGACCCATCAGAAAGTCCAAGCAGAGAATAAAACCGGTGCTATTGAAATGAACCCAGAGCATATTAATACTATTTATAGGATTACAAAAGAAAGTAATTTTACGAATAAGGATAAATTATTAGAGATTTTAACACGATGGAAAAAGAAAGATTTTAATCAGATTGTAAATGATCATAACTATTTCTGGTCAGTGCAGGGTGGAAAAATTGGACGAGCTACAGGGAGATTAACAACAAAAGAGGAAAAAGAATTCATTTCTAATAATTTCCAAAAATGA